In the genome of Pangasianodon hypophthalmus isolate fPanHyp1 chromosome 23, fPanHyp1.pri, whole genome shotgun sequence, one region contains:
- the slc30a8 gene encoding regulation of nuclear pre-mRNA domain-containing protein 1A isoform X3: protein MSVFSESALEKKLAELSNSQQSVQTLSLWLIHHRKHSKTIVKVWYNELKKAQVSRKLTFLYLANDVIQNSKRKGPEFTQDFAPVIVDAFKHVSSEGEEGCKKHLDRVLSIWQERAVYENDLLDKLSVVLHGEKKAKKRPYEEIKVQDDDFASQSSPANPPQTADLIRALQELENAASSDSALRQRISALPPEVQDSALLHRITDKESGERLSRLVEEACMLLADYSGRLAAEIDDRRQLTRLLALFLQSQRDGLAKNEQKLEVSAGLGVFCLHPYRSNKDEN from the exons atgtcagtTTTCTCCGAATCGGCTTTGGAGAAAAAATTGGCAGAACTTAGCAACTCGCAGCAGAGTGTCCAGACCCTGTCTCTATGGTTAATCCACCACAGAAAACACTCGAAAACCATCGTCAAAGTGTGGTATAATGAGCTGAAAAAAG ccCAGGTATCTCGTAAACTGACCTTCCTTTATCTTGCAAATGATGTCATCCAGAATAGCAAAAGGAAAGGGCCAGAGTTCACACAGGACTTTGCCCCAGTTATTGTTGACGCCTTTAAGCATGTCTCCAG TGAAGGAGAGGAGGGCTGTAAGAAGCACCTGGATCGGGTTTTGTCTATCTGGCAGGAGAGAGCCGTGTATGAGAATGACCTCCTGGACAAACTCTCAGTAGTGCTAC ATGGAGAAAAGAAGGCCAAGAAGCGACCTTATGAGGAGATTAAAGTGCAAGATGATGACTTTGCCTCCCAGAGCTCTCCAGCAAATCCACCACAG ACAGCGGATCTTATCCGAGCACTGCAGGAGTTGGAGAATGCAGCCTCAAGTGACTCCGCCCTACGACAGAGGATCTCTGCTTTACCTCCAGAGGTGCAGGATTCGGCTCTGCTGCACAGAATCACAG ATAAGGAGTCAGGAGAACGTTTATCCAGACTGGTAGAGGAGGCCTGCATGCTTCTCGCAGATTACAGTGGGCGCCTGGCAGCTGAGATCGATGACCGACGGCAGCTCACACGGCTGCTCGCACTTTTTCTGCAGAGCCAGCGGGATGGCCTGGCCAAGAATGAGCAGAAACTAGAA GTCTCAGCAGGTCTCGGAGTGTTCTGTCTTCATCCTTACAGATCCAATAAAGATGAAAATTAA
- the slc30a8 gene encoding proton-coupled zinc antiporter SLC30A8 isoform X2, with protein MSNAEKDSKHCHDSSRALEDREQEKKLARKRLYIVSAVCLVFMVGEILGGYFAGSLAVMTDAAHLLVDFTSFLISLCSLWLSSRPATHTLSYGWHRAEILGALLSVFTIWLVTGVLVYLAVERLISDDFEIEGTVMLITSGCAVLANIIMAFTLYQSGHGHSHGGLSAHGHGHSHGKMKNPSHTSANYHNLEDQGHRNKTQENASVRAAFVHVIGDLLQSVSVLVSALIIFFRPEYKIADPICTFLFSLFVLGTTITIMRDILVVLMEGTPTGVDYREVRESLLSIKGVKAVHNLHIWALTMNQAVLSAHVAIDDAAEPQLVLREITQSCFTVYSFHSVTIQLEQQSDQRPDCSLCQDPKQ; from the exons ATGTCCAATGCAGAGAAGGACAGTAAGCATTGTCATGACAGCAGCCGTGCTCTTGAGGACCGGGAACAGGAGAAAAAACTGGCCAGGAAACGTCTCTACATTGTCTCGGCTGTTTGTCTGGTCTTCATGGTGGGAGAAATCTTGG GTGGCTATTTTGCTGGCAGTCTGGCAGTGATGACTGATGCTGCTCACCTACTTGTGGATTTCACTAGTTTCCTTATTAGCCTGTGCTCCCTGTGGCTATCATCCAggcctgccacacacacactcagctatGGCTGGCATCGTGCAG AGATCCTCGGtgctctcctgtctgtcttcaCAATCTGGTTGGTGACTGGTGTGTTGGTGTACCTGGCAGTGGAACGTCTTATCAGTGATGACTTCGAGATTGAAGGCACTGTAATGCTTATCACCTCTGGTTGTGCTGTCTTAGCCAACATCAT AATGGCATTCACCTTGTACCAGTCAGGGCATGGTCACAGTCATGGTGGACTTAGCGCTCATGGTCATGGCCACAGCCATGGAAAGATGAAAAATCCTAGCCATACTAGTGCTAACTACCACAATCTAGAAGATCAAGGGCATAGGAACAAGACGCAGGAAAATGCCAGTGTGAGAGCTGCCTTTGTGCATGTGATCGGAGACCTTCTGCAGAGCGTCAGTGTCCTTGTTAGCGCGCTCATCATCTTCTTCAGG CCGGAGTACAAGATTGCAGACCCTATCTGCACcttcctgttctctctgtttgtcttggGCACCACAATCACCATCATGAGGGACATTCTGGTGGTCTTAATGGAAG GCACACCGACAGGTGTGGACTATCGGGAGGTGAGAGAGAGCCTGCTCTCCATTAAGGGTGTGAAAGCTGTGCACAACCTCCACATCTGGGCTCTGACCATGAACCAGGCTGTTCTCTCTGCCCATGTGGCTATAG ATGACGCTGCAGAGCCACAGCTGGTGCTCAGAGAGATAACCCAATCCTGCTTCACCGTATACAGCTTCCACTCTGTCACCATCCAGCTGGAGCAGCAATCAGACCAGAGACCAGACTGCAGCCTCTGTCAGGACCCCAAACAATGA
- the slc30a8 gene encoding probable proton-coupled zinc antiporter SLC30A4 isoform X4 → MSVFSESALEKKLAELSNSQQSVQTLSLWLIHHRKHSKTIVKVWYNELKKAQVSRKLTFLYLANDVIQNSKRKGPEFTQDFAPVIVDAFKHVSSEGEEGCKKHLDRVLSIWQERAVYENDLLDKLSVVLHGEKKAKKRPYEEIKVQDDDFASQSSPANPPQTADLIRALQELENAASSDSALRQRISALPPEVQDSALLHRITDKESGERLSRLVEEACMLLADYSGRLAAEIDDRRQLTRLLALFLQSQRDGLAKNEQKLEEYKRKLARVTQVRKELRSRLNGLPDLSRLPNVTGGHVRLPSSGDLYSPSDCMSNAEKDSKHCHDSSRALEDREQEKKLARKRLYIVSAVCLVFMVGEILGGYFAGSLAVMTDAAHLLVDFTSFLISLCSLWLSSRPATHTLSYGWHRAEILGALLSVFTIWLVTGVLVYLAVERLISDDFEIEGTVMLITSGCAVLANIIMAFTLYQSGHGHSHGGLSAHGHGHSHGKMKNPSHTSANYHNLEDQGHRNKTQENASVRAAFVHVIGDLLQSVSVLVSALIIFFRPEYKIADPICTFLFSLFVLGTTITIMRDILVVLMEGTPTGVDYREVRESLLSIKGVKAVHNLHIWALTMNQAVLSAHVAIDDAAEPQLVLREITQSCFTVYSFHSVTIQLEQQSDQRPDCSLCQDPKQ, encoded by the exons atgtcagtTTTCTCCGAATCGGCTTTGGAGAAAAAATTGGCAGAACTTAGCAACTCGCAGCAGAGTGTCCAGACCCTGTCTCTATGGTTAATCCACCACAGAAAACACTCGAAAACCATCGTCAAAGTGTGGTATAATGAGCTGAAAAAAG ccCAGGTATCTCGTAAACTGACCTTCCTTTATCTTGCAAATGATGTCATCCAGAATAGCAAAAGGAAAGGGCCAGAGTTCACACAGGACTTTGCCCCAGTTATTGTTGACGCCTTTAAGCATGTCTCCAG TGAAGGAGAGGAGGGCTGTAAGAAGCACCTGGATCGGGTTTTGTCTATCTGGCAGGAGAGAGCCGTGTATGAGAATGACCTCCTGGACAAACTCTCAGTAGTGCTAC ATGGAGAAAAGAAGGCCAAGAAGCGACCTTATGAGGAGATTAAAGTGCAAGATGATGACTTTGCCTCCCAGAGCTCTCCAGCAAATCCACCACAG ACAGCGGATCTTATCCGAGCACTGCAGGAGTTGGAGAATGCAGCCTCAAGTGACTCCGCCCTACGACAGAGGATCTCTGCTTTACCTCCAGAGGTGCAGGATTCGGCTCTGCTGCACAGAATCACAG ATAAGGAGTCAGGAGAACGTTTATCCAGACTGGTAGAGGAGGCCTGCATGCTTCTCGCAGATTACAGTGGGCGCCTGGCAGCTGAGATCGATGACCGACGGCAGCTCACACGGCTGCTCGCACTTTTTCTGCAGAGCCAGCGGGATGGCCTGGCCAAGAATGAGCAGAAACTAGAA GAGTACAAACGCAAGCTGGCGCGAGTTACCCAGGTACGGAAGGAGCTCCGATCTCGCCTCAACGGTCTCCCAGATCTTTCTCGGCTTCCTAACGTAACAGGTGGCCACGTACGCCTGCCCTCCTCTGGTGATCTCTACAGCCCTTCTGACT GTATGTCCAATGCAGAGAAGGACAGTAAGCATTGTCATGACAGCAGCCGTGCTCTTGAGGACCGGGAACAGGAGAAAAAACTGGCCAGGAAACGTCTCTACATTGTCTCGGCTGTTTGTCTGGTCTTCATGGTGGGAGAAATCTTGG GTGGCTATTTTGCTGGCAGTCTGGCAGTGATGACTGATGCTGCTCACCTACTTGTGGATTTCACTAGTTTCCTTATTAGCCTGTGCTCCCTGTGGCTATCATCCAggcctgccacacacacactcagctatGGCTGGCATCGTGCAG AGATCCTCGGtgctctcctgtctgtcttcaCAATCTGGTTGGTGACTGGTGTGTTGGTGTACCTGGCAGTGGAACGTCTTATCAGTGATGACTTCGAGATTGAAGGCACTGTAATGCTTATCACCTCTGGTTGTGCTGTCTTAGCCAACATCAT AATGGCATTCACCTTGTACCAGTCAGGGCATGGTCACAGTCATGGTGGACTTAGCGCTCATGGTCATGGCCACAGCCATGGAAAGATGAAAAATCCTAGCCATACTAGTGCTAACTACCACAATCTAGAAGATCAAGGGCATAGGAACAAGACGCAGGAAAATGCCAGTGTGAGAGCTGCCTTTGTGCATGTGATCGGAGACCTTCTGCAGAGCGTCAGTGTCCTTGTTAGCGCGCTCATCATCTTCTTCAGG CCGGAGTACAAGATTGCAGACCCTATCTGCACcttcctgttctctctgtttgtcttggGCACCACAATCACCATCATGAGGGACATTCTGGTGGTCTTAATGGAAG GCACACCGACAGGTGTGGACTATCGGGAGGTGAGAGAGAGCCTGCTCTCCATTAAGGGTGTGAAAGCTGTGCACAACCTCCACATCTGGGCTCTGACCATGAACCAGGCTGTTCTCTCTGCCCATGTGGCTATAG ATGACGCTGCAGAGCCACAGCTGGTGCTCAGAGAGATAACCCAATCCTGCTTCACCGTATACAGCTTCCACTCTGTCACCATCCAGCTGGAGCAGCAATCAGACCAGAGACCAGACTGCAGCCTCTGTCAGGACCCCAAACAATGA
- the grinaa gene encoding glutamate receptor, ionotropic, N-methyl D-aspartate-associated protein 1a (glutamate binding) yields the protein MSQEKTGYPVMGENKPLHNNVYGPPQPDAFGMPPPNYSQAPGGLSYPVPGPYGQPGFPQGAPGFAPGPYPQMPFPQMPYPQGPYPQGPYPQGPYAQGPYQGPGQPAFDGDPNAGMGSPGYHSGDGPPSYYDNEEFANSGWEDKTIRQAFIRKVFMVLTVQLMVTFSFVAVFTFADDVKLFVRQNRWTYYVSYAVFFVSLIVLSCCGEFRRKHPWNLVALSILTLSLSYMVGMIASFYDTDTVIMAVGITAVVCFTVVLFSLQSKYDFTSCRGVLFVCLIVLLLFSILCIFIRHKILHIVYASLGALLFTCFLAVDTQLLLGNKKLALSPEEYIFAALNLYTDIINIFIYLLAIVGRSRE from the exons ATGTCACAGGAGAAGACTGGCTACCCTGTAATGGGGGAGAACAAACCCCTTCACAATAATGTCTATGGGCCACCCCAGCCTGATGCGTTTGGGATGCCTCCACCCAACTACAGCCAGGCTCCAGGAGGACTCTCTTACCCAGTACCAGGACCGTATGGCCAGCCAGGTTTTCCCCAGGGGGCACCAGGGTTTGCTCCTGGACCATACCCTCAGATGCCCTTCCCACAAATGCCATACCCTCAAGGCCCATATCCACAGGGGCCGTATCCTCAAGGGCCATACGCTCAGGGCCCCTATCAAGGGCCAGGACAGCCTGCTTTTGATGGAGACCCCAATG CTGGCATGGGCAGTCCGGGGTATCATAGTGGAGATGGGCCTCCTTCATATTATGACAATGAGGAGTTTGCCAACTCAGGCTGGGAGGACAAGACTATCCGCCAGGCCTTCATCAGGAAG GTGTTCATGGTCTTAACTGTACAGCTGATGGTGACGTTCTCCTTCGTTGCCGTCTTCACCTTTGCAGATGACGTCAAGCTATTTGTACGACAGAATCGGTGGACGTACTATGTGTCCTATGCAGTCTTCTTTGTGTCTCTCATTGTGCTCAGCTGCTGTGGAGAATTCCGACGCAAACACCCCTGGAATCTGGTGGCACTG tctattCTGACTCTCAGCCTGTCCTATATGGTGGGGATGATTGCCAGCTTCTATGACACAGACACAGTCATCATGGCAGTGGGCATCACAGCAGTAGTGTGCTTCACCGTGGTGCTGTTCTCCCTTCAG AGCAAGTACGACTTCACTTCCTGCCGGGGCGTGCTATTTGTGTGCCTCATCGTGCTCCTCCTTTTCTCCATCCTCTGCATCTTTATCCGTCACAAGATCTTGCACATTGTCTATGCCTCCCTGGGGGCTCTGCTCTTCACCTGT TTCCTGGCTGTAGACACTCAGCTTCTCCTAGGCAACAAGAAGCTGGCACTGAGCCCAGAGGAGTACATCTTTGCTGCTCTGAACCTCTACACCGACATCATCAACATCTTCATCTATCTCCTGGCCATCGTGGGCCGCTCCCGGGAATGA
- the slc30a8 gene encoding proton-coupled zinc antiporter SLC30A8 isoform X1, whose product MLKRNNPEKELLFMDKAAKLYTVTRESMSNAEKDSKHCHDSSRALEDREQEKKLARKRLYIVSAVCLVFMVGEILGGYFAGSLAVMTDAAHLLVDFTSFLISLCSLWLSSRPATHTLSYGWHRAEILGALLSVFTIWLVTGVLVYLAVERLISDDFEIEGTVMLITSGCAVLANIIMAFTLYQSGHGHSHGGLSAHGHGHSHGKMKNPSHTSANYHNLEDQGHRNKTQENASVRAAFVHVIGDLLQSVSVLVSALIIFFRPEYKIADPICTFLFSLFVLGTTITIMRDILVVLMEGTPTGVDYREVRESLLSIKGVKAVHNLHIWALTMNQAVLSAHVAIDDAAEPQLVLREITQSCFTVYSFHSVTIQLEQQSDQRPDCSLCQDPKQ is encoded by the exons ATGCTGAAGAGGAACAATCCCGAAAAAGAGCTGTTATTCATGGACAAGGCTGCCAAGCTGTACACTGTAACACGGGAAAG TATGTCCAATGCAGAGAAGGACAGTAAGCATTGTCATGACAGCAGCCGTGCTCTTGAGGACCGGGAACAGGAGAAAAAACTGGCCAGGAAACGTCTCTACATTGTCTCGGCTGTTTGTCTGGTCTTCATGGTGGGAGAAATCTTGG GTGGCTATTTTGCTGGCAGTCTGGCAGTGATGACTGATGCTGCTCACCTACTTGTGGATTTCACTAGTTTCCTTATTAGCCTGTGCTCCCTGTGGCTATCATCCAggcctgccacacacacactcagctatGGCTGGCATCGTGCAG AGATCCTCGGtgctctcctgtctgtcttcaCAATCTGGTTGGTGACTGGTGTGTTGGTGTACCTGGCAGTGGAACGTCTTATCAGTGATGACTTCGAGATTGAAGGCACTGTAATGCTTATCACCTCTGGTTGTGCTGTCTTAGCCAACATCAT AATGGCATTCACCTTGTACCAGTCAGGGCATGGTCACAGTCATGGTGGACTTAGCGCTCATGGTCATGGCCACAGCCATGGAAAGATGAAAAATCCTAGCCATACTAGTGCTAACTACCACAATCTAGAAGATCAAGGGCATAGGAACAAGACGCAGGAAAATGCCAGTGTGAGAGCTGCCTTTGTGCATGTGATCGGAGACCTTCTGCAGAGCGTCAGTGTCCTTGTTAGCGCGCTCATCATCTTCTTCAGG CCGGAGTACAAGATTGCAGACCCTATCTGCACcttcctgttctctctgtttgtcttggGCACCACAATCACCATCATGAGGGACATTCTGGTGGTCTTAATGGAAG GCACACCGACAGGTGTGGACTATCGGGAGGTGAGAGAGAGCCTGCTCTCCATTAAGGGTGTGAAAGCTGTGCACAACCTCCACATCTGGGCTCTGACCATGAACCAGGCTGTTCTCTCTGCCCATGTGGCTATAG ATGACGCTGCAGAGCCACAGCTGGTGCTCAGAGAGATAACCCAATCCTGCTTCACCGTATACAGCTTCCACTCTGTCACCATCCAGCTGGAGCAGCAATCAGACCAGAGACCAGACTGCAGCCTCTGTCAGGACCCCAAACAATGA